In Bythopirellula goksoeyrii, a single window of DNA contains:
- a CDS encoding alpha/beta hydrolase has translation MNRYNQLLALLVLCSAFVVWIPLFAGDFDAHYGVDYIVRDSGPLKADTYVPKDPGPHPGVLVVHGGAWRMGTRAQLSGVAQQLAQQGFSAVAISYRLAPKDKFPAQIEDCKAAVRWMRSHADELKLDPERIGGFGYSAGAHLVTLLGTTDVEDGLEGVEDPASEPSTRLQAVVGGGTPCDFRVMPPEYRWLSFWLGGTRGEVADQYRLASPASFVTADDPPMFFFHGENDDLVPITQPQGMCQIMEHAHVPAELYVVPKLGHIAAGMDRTALTKCIEFLSVQLKKQASP, from the coding sequence GTGAATAGATACAACCAGTTGTTGGCACTTTTGGTGCTTTGTTCGGCTTTCGTTGTCTGGATCCCCCTTTTTGCCGGGGATTTCGATGCCCACTACGGGGTCGACTACATTGTAAGAGACTCGGGTCCGCTGAAAGCTGATACTTATGTCCCCAAAGATCCTGGACCGCATCCTGGTGTGTTGGTCGTGCATGGCGGAGCCTGGCGAATGGGCACCCGCGCCCAGCTGTCGGGAGTCGCCCAGCAACTTGCTCAACAAGGCTTTTCGGCAGTCGCGATCAGCTATCGCCTTGCTCCCAAAGATAAATTCCCTGCCCAGATCGAAGATTGCAAAGCGGCTGTCCGCTGGATGCGATCCCATGCCGACGAGTTGAAGCTCGACCCCGAGCGCATCGGTGGCTTTGGCTACTCCGCTGGAGCCCACTTGGTGACCCTGTTAGGAACGACCGATGTCGAAGACGGCTTAGAGGGGGTCGAGGACCCCGCATCAGAACCTAGTACCCGTTTGCAAGCCGTTGTGGGTGGAGGCACACCGTGTGATTTTCGGGTCATGCCTCCCGAGTACCGCTGGCTCAGTTTCTGGTTGGGCGGGACGCGTGGCGAAGTAGCCGACCAATATCGCCTGGCATCGCCCGCTTCCTTTGTCACAGCGGACGATCCTCCCATGTTTTTCTTCCATGGTGAGAACGACGACCTGGTTCCGATCACCCAACCTCAAGGGATGTGCCAAATCATGGAGCATGCCCATGTCCCTGCCGAATTGTATGTGGTTCCCAAGCTCGGTCATATCGCGGCCGGTATGGACCGCACGGCCCTGACCAAATGCATCGAGTTTCTCAGTGTGCAACTGAAGAAGCAGGCTTCTCCATGA
- a CDS encoding M50 family metallopeptidase: MGICLIAVATQLEWIIVILQVAIGLGTVIFVHELGHFAVAKMCGVKCEKFFIGFDIGGYKLSHKWGETEYGIGILPLGGYVKMLGQDDNPANIAEQVRESQVGEGSNIQTKEIVGPDGTKYEVDSRSYLAKSVPQRMAIISAGVIMNVIFAFIFAVIAYGIGVPYIPCIVGQTSPGSAAYQAGIRTGDEITRIGSVENPSFNELKSGVTLGDLEKGIPFTVKRAATGEEEDITLKPRQDAGLPKVGIISPFSLRLNEEKPVATDSPAAEASPKFEGNDEIVAINGEPISEYYQLVAALVEHSSEPLEVTVQRGGKESKRDPFGPRKGGSEETITVEPLPTRTLGLVMEPGKIVAVEKGSEASEKIAPGDFIDRISHAPGAAAAEVVEGERLFGDPMMLPEQLRKLAPDGRTIELTVRHSAASSDGKQTTEPVELRLRKVTWTEPSWLENDPLSVPALGIAYRVLNRVDHVIPESPAAAAGMQSGDVVTKAEITLPVGEKTETRTIKFNEKGGHNWPMFTQLLQNLSTDDEVMLTYQRGTETLTATLKPQIVPDSFEPERGFIVDPIQKMRRASSFSEQVELGYRETVNSLGMVYRFLRKLGTQVPLTSLGGPITIAQAAGYSAFEGVGKLLVFLTMLSANLAVINFLPIPLLDGGHMVFLAWEGLRGRPASERFVVALHTVGFVFIISLMLFVISLDLGLIDRNL; encoded by the coding sequence TTGGGTATTTGCTTGATTGCCGTCGCAACTCAGTTGGAATGGATCATCGTGATTCTCCAGGTCGCTATTGGCCTGGGGACAGTGATCTTCGTCCACGAACTGGGGCACTTTGCCGTTGCTAAGATGTGCGGCGTGAAATGCGAAAAGTTCTTCATCGGGTTTGATATCGGGGGCTACAAGCTTAGCCACAAATGGGGCGAGACCGAGTATGGCATTGGAATTCTTCCCCTGGGGGGCTACGTGAAGATGCTCGGCCAGGACGACAATCCGGCCAACATTGCCGAGCAGGTGCGCGAGTCCCAGGTTGGCGAAGGGAGCAATATCCAGACGAAAGAGATCGTCGGCCCCGATGGCACGAAGTATGAAGTCGATAGTCGCAGCTATCTTGCCAAGAGTGTGCCACAAAGAATGGCGATCATTTCAGCCGGTGTGATCATGAACGTGATCTTTGCCTTCATCTTCGCCGTAATCGCGTACGGAATCGGCGTGCCTTACATCCCTTGCATCGTGGGTCAGACCTCTCCAGGTTCGGCAGCCTATCAGGCGGGGATCCGTACCGGAGATGAAATCACGCGCATCGGAAGTGTCGAGAATCCTTCCTTCAATGAACTTAAGAGTGGTGTGACCCTTGGCGATTTGGAAAAGGGAATTCCCTTCACGGTGAAACGGGCCGCCACGGGCGAGGAAGAAGATATCACGCTCAAGCCGCGACAGGACGCGGGTCTGCCGAAGGTTGGCATTATCTCACCGTTTTCGTTGCGGCTGAACGAAGAGAAACCAGTCGCCACTGATTCTCCGGCCGCAGAGGCTTCTCCAAAATTTGAAGGGAACGACGAAATCGTTGCCATCAATGGAGAGCCAATATCGGAATACTACCAGTTAGTTGCCGCCTTGGTAGAGCACTCGTCGGAGCCTTTAGAGGTAACGGTTCAGCGGGGGGGGAAGGAGTCCAAACGGGATCCCTTCGGACCACGTAAAGGTGGTTCGGAAGAGACGATTACAGTAGAGCCATTGCCTACGCGGACCTTGGGTCTGGTGATGGAGCCGGGCAAGATCGTGGCCGTCGAGAAAGGATCGGAAGCCTCTGAGAAGATAGCCCCCGGCGACTTTATCGACCGTATCAGCCATGCCCCTGGTGCAGCCGCAGCGGAAGTTGTGGAGGGAGAACGCCTGTTCGGCGATCCAATGATGCTACCCGAGCAGCTTCGCAAGTTGGCCCCGGATGGGCGCACGATTGAGCTTACAGTGCGTCACTCGGCAGCTTCGAGCGATGGCAAGCAAACCACCGAACCAGTTGAATTGCGACTTCGCAAAGTCACATGGACGGAACCTTCCTGGCTAGAAAACGATCCACTGAGTGTGCCGGCCCTAGGAATTGCTTATCGGGTACTGAACCGGGTGGATCACGTGATTCCCGAGAGCCCCGCTGCCGCCGCTGGGATGCAAAGCGGCGACGTGGTCACCAAAGCAGAGATCACTCTGCCCGTCGGCGAAAAGACAGAAACTCGCACCATCAAGTTCAACGAAAAGGGTGGCCACAACTGGCCCATGTTCACGCAGTTGTTGCAGAACTTATCCACCGACGATGAGGTGATGCTCACCTACCAACGCGGCACAGAAACTCTGACGGCCACACTGAAGCCGCAAATCGTCCCCGATAGCTTTGAGCCTGAACGGGGTTTCATCGTCGACCCGATTCAGAAGATGCGCCGCGCGAGTTCGTTCAGCGAGCAAGTTGAGTTGGGTTATCGCGAGACGGTCAATTCGTTGGGAATGGTCTACCGCTTCCTACGGAAGCTGGGAACCCAAGTGCCACTCACATCATTGGGCGGGCCGATTACGATCGCTCAAGCGGCCGGCTACTCAGCATTCGAAGGTGTAGGCAAGCTGCTAGTATTTCTCACCATGCTCAGCGCCAACCTTGCGGTAATCAATTTCTTGCCGATTCCGCTGCTCGATGGCGGACACATGGTGTTCCTCGCCTGGGAAGGCCTCCGCGGCAGACCGGCCAGTGAGCGTTTCGTTGTCGCGCTTCACACGGTTGGGTTCGTGTTCATCATCTCGCTGATGCTGTTTGTGATCTCGCTTGATCTGGGGTTGATTGATCGGAATCTGTAG
- a CDS encoding transposase, translating into MPKTIGYHIVLSGHGLWLPGDDRGHWSEAWDAELGLIEPHTLHPGDPVRKRIAQERMVHPPVRLSTAMQNSVITRFASCAADSDWQIVAASIESTHTHLLLTYTERNIDNTVKWLKDQTTKAIHRETSHQGPVWCKGKWRSFVFELDVWNNTLRYIERHNERRGVSPRPYPFLAQSRDRRSRI; encoded by the coding sequence ATGCCCAAAACCATCGGCTATCACATCGTATTATCGGGCCATGGTTTGTGGCTTCCCGGTGATGATCGGGGCCATTGGTCCGAAGCCTGGGACGCGGAGTTGGGACTCATCGAACCTCACACCTTGCACCCGGGCGACCCGGTCCGCAAGCGAATCGCTCAAGAACGAATGGTCCATCCACCGGTACGATTGAGTACCGCTATGCAGAACAGCGTCATTACAAGATTCGCATCCTGTGCGGCGGATTCGGACTGGCAAATCGTCGCTGCGTCAATCGAATCGACCCATACTCATTTATTGCTCACCTACACAGAGCGCAACATTGACAACACAGTCAAGTGGCTCAAGGATCAAACCACCAAAGCCATCCATCGAGAAACATCGCACCAGGGACCCGTGTGGTGCAAAGGCAAATGGCGGTCGTTTGTGTTCGAGTTGGACGTTTGGAACAACACCCTGCGCTACATCGAGCGACACAATGAACGCCGCGGCGTGAGCCCGCGACCCTATCCTTTTCTGGCACAAAGCCGCGACCGCCGGTCGCGCATATGA
- a CDS encoding (2Fe-2S)-binding protein, producing the protein MKPEEELCLCFHVTQRKVANYLRIENPRSVSQLSECYGAGTGCGWCRPFLKKMFEAHRAGLTEAELPTASDYAKSRSDYVREGGGTPPPGATPVE; encoded by the coding sequence ATGAAGCCCGAAGAAGAGCTTTGTCTTTGTTTCCACGTCACCCAGCGCAAGGTGGCCAACTACTTGCGGATCGAAAACCCGCGCAGCGTTAGTCAACTCTCCGAATGCTACGGGGCAGGAACGGGTTGCGGATGGTGCCGACCTTTTCTTAAGAAAATGTTCGAGGCTCACCGAGCAGGTCTCACCGAAGCAGAACTGCCGACGGCCTCTGACTATGCCAAATCTCGCAGCGACTACGTGCGTGAAGGTGGCGGCACGCCACCGCCAGGGGCAACGCCGGTGGAATAG
- a CDS encoding molybdopterin molybdotransferase MoeA has product MLTVTDALNLVAQSALPLPAKRVPLAESLSLKLAEGIVSDIDSPPFDKSMLDGYAVAVHDSSPTRKIVEEVIAGGVPHHAVQPGTTIRVMTGAPMPKGADAVVKIEDTTLLDDSTVQLPEKPTKAGYGIFTRGSSFHQGEEVLPTGKRLRSIDLALLAEVGRGKVQAIPRPRVAVLATGNELVECGKSLAPGQIRNSNSPMLVAALAEVGATAIELGIARDDPSELKAAIEKGLEADVLLVTGGVSAGVMDLVPGILTELGVKEVFHKVRMKPGKPLWFGVREQAAHRTLVFGLPGNPVSTLVSFVLFVRPALAALSGEPFEQSIALRGTLIGSTTHHGGRPTYHPCHLEQALDASLSVRPLPWRGSADLAALTRANGLIVLPAGDYELTVGTAVEVMRL; this is encoded by the coding sequence ATGCTCACCGTCACTGATGCCCTGAATCTCGTCGCCCAATCGGCTCTGCCGCTCCCTGCCAAACGAGTACCTCTGGCAGAGTCCCTGAGTCTAAAGCTTGCCGAAGGGATCGTGAGCGACATCGATTCGCCACCTTTCGACAAATCAATGCTCGACGGCTACGCAGTTGCAGTTCACGACTCCTCCCCGACGCGCAAAATTGTCGAGGAAGTCATCGCCGGCGGTGTCCCACATCATGCCGTTCAGCCCGGTACAACGATTCGTGTGATGACCGGAGCCCCCATGCCCAAAGGCGCCGATGCTGTCGTGAAAATCGAAGATACCACGCTCCTCGACGACAGTACCGTGCAGCTGCCGGAAAAGCCTACCAAAGCCGGCTACGGAATCTTCACCCGAGGCAGTTCGTTCCACCAAGGAGAAGAAGTCTTGCCGACAGGCAAACGATTGCGGTCGATCGATCTGGCCTTACTCGCCGAAGTGGGTCGCGGCAAGGTCCAGGCAATCCCTCGCCCCAGAGTTGCAGTACTTGCTACCGGGAATGAATTGGTCGAATGTGGCAAATCACTCGCCCCCGGCCAGATCCGCAACAGCAACAGCCCCATGCTCGTAGCAGCACTCGCCGAGGTCGGAGCTACCGCCATCGAACTAGGCATCGCTCGCGACGACCCCAGCGAACTCAAAGCGGCCATCGAAAAGGGATTGGAGGCGGACGTGCTGCTCGTCACAGGGGGAGTCTCAGCAGGAGTAATGGACCTGGTCCCTGGCATTCTCACTGAACTGGGCGTGAAGGAGGTTTTTCACAAGGTCCGGATGAAACCGGGCAAACCTCTGTGGTTTGGCGTGCGCGAGCAAGCCGCACACCGCACACTCGTCTTTGGCCTACCCGGCAATCCGGTAAGCACCTTGGTCTCATTCGTGCTGTTCGTAAGACCCGCCCTCGCCGCACTCAGCGGCGAACCGTTCGAGCAATCGATTGCACTACGTGGCACTTTGATAGGATCCACCACCCACCACGGTGGTCGCCCCACCTACCATCCTTGTCACCTCGAACAAGCCCTCGACGCCAGCCTCAGCGTACGCCCCCTCCCCTGGCGCGGCTCTGCCGACTTGGCAGCGCTCACCCGCGCGAATGGACTGATCGTGCTCCCGGCCGGAGATTATGAATTGACGGTGGGTACGGCAGTAGAGGTGATGCGGCTTTGA
- the dxr gene encoding 1-deoxy-D-xylulose-5-phosphate reductoisomerase — protein sequence MADAPRKIAVLGSTGSIGTNALRVIAASGGALEVAAISAHSQLDLLVAQATEFAPRWVVATDSKAAEKFDWSKLPKGTELLIGCDELNRVVAQPEIDMVLAAIVGRAGLESTWAALENKKTVALANKESLVMAGSLVMQLARKQGAQILPVDSEHSAIFQALQAGQPTEVERIVLTASGGPFRQLNQNQLKQVTVAEALEHPVWDMGPKITVDSATMMNKALEIIEARWLFDVPSERIDVSIHPQSVVHSLVEFVDGSVIAQMSPPDMRLPIQHALYYPQRVAGVAERVDWGTSFSLEFSPPDPERYPALELGHQCAREGGTTGTVLNAANEAAVGAFLAGELHFTEIVPACRSVLQSHNFDSDPTLESLVELDRWAREEVSHWVFA from the coding sequence ATGGCCGACGCGCCCCGAAAAATTGCGGTACTCGGCTCCACGGGGAGCATTGGGACCAATGCGCTCCGCGTAATTGCGGCTAGTGGTGGTGCTCTGGAGGTGGCCGCGATATCTGCTCACTCGCAATTGGACCTGCTGGTGGCTCAAGCCACGGAATTCGCGCCACGTTGGGTCGTTGCCACCGATTCCAAGGCGGCAGAAAAATTTGATTGGTCAAAACTGCCGAAAGGGACCGAACTGTTGATTGGTTGCGACGAGCTCAATCGGGTCGTCGCCCAGCCGGAGATCGACATGGTGCTAGCAGCCATCGTGGGCCGTGCAGGACTAGAGAGCACCTGGGCCGCTTTGGAAAACAAGAAGACCGTGGCTCTGGCAAATAAAGAATCCCTGGTTATGGCCGGTTCCTTGGTGATGCAGCTTGCTCGGAAGCAAGGAGCCCAGATCTTGCCTGTCGACAGCGAACACAGCGCGATTTTTCAAGCGCTCCAGGCAGGTCAGCCCACGGAAGTCGAGCGAATCGTACTGACGGCTAGCGGGGGTCCCTTCCGCCAGCTCAACCAGAACCAGCTCAAGCAAGTCACCGTAGCAGAGGCATTGGAGCATCCTGTTTGGGACATGGGGCCGAAAATCACGGTCGATTCGGCCACGATGATGAACAAGGCGTTAGAGATAATCGAGGCCCGCTGGTTGTTTGATGTGCCCAGCGAGCGGATCGATGTGTCGATTCATCCGCAGTCGGTGGTACATTCATTGGTCGAATTCGTCGATGGTTCGGTGATTGCTCAGATGAGCCCCCCCGATATGCGGCTCCCCATCCAGCACGCTTTGTACTATCCTCAGCGGGTTGCCGGCGTGGCTGAGCGTGTGGACTGGGGAACGAGTTTCTCACTGGAATTTTCCCCGCCAGACCCCGAGCGTTATCCTGCCTTGGAACTGGGGCACCAATGTGCCCGCGAGGGGGGGACCACGGGAACTGTGTTGAATGCAGCCAATGAAGCTGCGGTTGGGGCTTTCCTGGCCGGTGAGCTACACTTTACCGAAATCGTCCCGGCTTGCCGGAGCGTATTACAATCACACAATTTTGATTCCGATCCCACGCTCGAGTCGCTCGTCGAACTCGACCGGTGGGCTCGCGAGGAGGTTTCGCATTGGGTATTTGCTTGA
- the ribB gene encoding 3,4-dihydroxy-2-butanone-4-phosphate synthase — protein MSDQFSSIEDAVAAIAAGETIVVVDAEDRENEGDFVCAAEKVTTETVNFMITHGRGQLCMPILPDVSERLKLAPMVEQNTAPLGTNYTVPVDHRSTRTGITAAERARTILSICDPESVPSDFNRPGHLFPLVAKEGGVLRRAGHTEAAVDLARMAGLQPAGVLCEILDEDGDRATRDSLRKIAVDYKLPIISIEQLIAYRRVREKLVYRKAEARLPTRYGNGTIIAYGVKYEVQEPIVYVLGDLAKSSAPLVRLHSSCFTGDLMESLRCDCGDQLHMALDMISQEGCGVLVYLPQEGRGIGLVEKIKAYKLQDEGLDTVEANLALGFKADPRDYGVGIQLLKDLGLSRVRLLTNNPKKTNAFIYGGFDLEVVDQVPIVPPMNEHNVGYMAAKRDKMGHQLPLD, from the coding sequence GTGTCTGACCAATTTTCGAGTATAGAAGATGCCGTCGCTGCTATCGCTGCAGGGGAGACCATTGTCGTTGTTGACGCCGAGGATCGCGAAAACGAAGGGGACTTCGTTTGTGCCGCCGAGAAGGTGACGACCGAGACAGTCAATTTTATGATTACGCACGGCCGGGGACAGCTCTGCATGCCGATCCTGCCAGATGTAAGTGAGCGGCTCAAGCTGGCGCCGATGGTCGAGCAAAACACGGCCCCGTTGGGAACCAATTACACCGTGCCGGTCGATCATCGGTCGACACGCACGGGGATCACTGCCGCTGAACGGGCGCGCACGATCCTTTCAATATGTGATCCGGAGAGTGTGCCGTCGGATTTCAATCGACCTGGACACTTGTTTCCTTTGGTAGCAAAAGAAGGTGGAGTTCTGCGGCGGGCCGGGCACACCGAGGCTGCAGTCGATCTGGCTCGGATGGCGGGATTACAACCTGCCGGGGTGTTGTGCGAAATCCTGGATGAAGATGGCGACCGAGCGACGCGGGACAGCTTGCGCAAAATCGCTGTGGATTATAAATTGCCGATCATCTCCATTGAACAGTTGATTGCTTACCGTCGCGTGCGCGAGAAACTCGTTTATCGCAAAGCAGAAGCACGGCTTCCCACGCGCTATGGCAACGGGACGATCATCGCTTATGGGGTGAAGTATGAAGTCCAAGAGCCGATCGTGTATGTGTTGGGTGATCTGGCGAAGTCATCGGCACCGCTGGTGCGACTTCATTCTTCCTGCTTCACTGGGGACCTCATGGAGTCGCTCCGCTGTGATTGCGGAGACCAACTTCACATGGCGCTGGACATGATCAGCCAAGAGGGATGCGGCGTGTTGGTTTATCTCCCGCAAGAAGGGCGTGGTATCGGCTTGGTAGAGAAGATCAAGGCTTATAAGCTCCAAGATGAGGGACTCGACACCGTTGAAGCGAATCTCGCCTTGGGATTCAAAGCCGACCCACGAGACTACGGCGTAGGGATTCAATTGCTCAAAGATTTGGGGCTGAGTCGTGTGCGATTGCTCACAAACAATCCGAAGAAGACCAACGCGTTTATCTATGGTGGGTTTGATTTGGAGGTGGTGGATCAGGTCCCCATCGTCCCGCCGATGAACGAGCACAACGTCGGATACATGGCCGCGAAGCGTGACAAAATGGGGCATCAGTTGCCGCTGGATTGA
- a CDS encoding M20/M25/M40 family metallo-hydrolase codes for MKTKPPKLSLTPNSTAEKLLLDLLSVPGGSGQEGAIADLVANRLCATGVPKSAIKVDQANRKSALKGETGNLVLRLPGTIRGPRRMLSAHLDTVPICQGARPAKRGKRIVSLDAHTGLGGDDRAGVAVILSTAIDIIEKKLPYPPLTFLWSVQEEVGLNGARNATLSLLGKPTLAFNFDGKLPTSLTIGATGGHRMNIEIHGVASHAGGHPEQGVSAIAIASLAIADLVNNGWHGLVEKNGKRGTSNVGVIHGGAATNVVTDLVHIRAEARGHDPKFRQRIIDEIEKAFHRAAKQVTNTSGQCGEVKIEGRLDYEAFCLPKDDPSVVAAQQAVEAEGYTPELNISNGGLDANWLTARGIPTVTLGCGQNEIHTVKEWLDLTEFHQARRIALRLATEV; via the coding sequence ATGAAAACGAAGCCGCCAAAACTCTCACTCACTCCCAACAGCACTGCAGAAAAGCTGCTCCTGGATTTACTCTCGGTGCCTGGTGGCAGCGGTCAGGAAGGGGCCATTGCCGATTTGGTCGCAAACCGGTTGTGCGCCACCGGGGTGCCCAAGAGCGCCATCAAGGTCGACCAAGCCAACCGCAAATCCGCTCTCAAGGGAGAAACGGGCAACCTCGTCCTCCGCTTGCCGGGCACGATCCGCGGACCTCGCCGCATGTTGTCTGCCCATCTCGACACCGTGCCGATCTGCCAAGGTGCTCGGCCTGCCAAGCGAGGGAAGCGCATCGTCTCACTCGACGCTCATACGGGACTGGGCGGCGACGACCGCGCAGGAGTCGCCGTGATACTCTCGACCGCAATCGACATCATCGAGAAGAAACTCCCGTACCCGCCCCTTACTTTCCTGTGGAGCGTGCAAGAAGAAGTGGGATTGAACGGTGCGCGAAATGCTACTCTGAGCTTGTTGGGCAAACCCACGCTGGCATTCAACTTTGACGGTAAATTGCCGACCTCCCTCACGATCGGCGCCACGGGCGGACATCGCATGAATATCGAGATTCACGGCGTGGCAAGCCACGCCGGCGGCCACCCTGAACAAGGTGTCAGCGCCATCGCCATCGCATCGCTCGCCATCGCTGACCTGGTGAACAACGGTTGGCATGGCCTAGTTGAGAAAAATGGCAAACGCGGAACCAGCAACGTCGGCGTCATCCACGGAGGTGCGGCAACCAACGTTGTCACCGATTTGGTGCATATTCGCGCTGAAGCTCGCGGCCACGACCCGAAGTTCCGTCAGCGAATTATCGACGAAATCGAGAAAGCGTTTCACCGTGCTGCCAAGCAAGTCACCAATACCTCCGGCCAATGTGGCGAAGTAAAAATCGAGGGCCGACTCGACTACGAAGCATTTTGTCTGCCGAAAGACGATCCTTCGGTCGTCGCCGCTCAGCAAGCGGTCGAGGCAGAAGGTTACACCCCCGAGCTCAATATCTCCAACGGTGGCCTCGATGCCAATTGGCTAACCGCGCGAGGCATCCCCACGGTCACTCTCGGCTGCGGACAGAACGAAATTCACACCGTCAAAGAGTGGCTCGATTTGACGGAGTTCCATCAAGCGCGTCGCATCGCACTTCGCTTGGCAACAGAGGTATAA
- the ftsH gene encoding ATP-dependent zinc metalloprotease FtsH, whose amino-acid sequence MDDSPNQSKGSSDKKPNPQSGNLVWYVLGLMALLLLLGTLWGGQNRLTIKWSDLERLIVKSDEPQENWINVEDTTTTPPRTLKLYGLSDIKIGNTEVTGNVMAEVLTGGPPADKSDSADDELAAKGPKSYAFRTNRLPNEQMLLTLLHDHGLEHTMAESPSPFLSYLPMLTFTGLLILLMVVMMRRMGGAGSPMAFGRSRAKLYVQEDIEVTFDDVAGVDEAVDELREVVDFLKNPERYQQLGGRIPKGVLLVGPPGTGKTLLAKAVAGEAGVSFFSLSGSDFVEMFVGVGAARVRDMFSQAEQRAPCIIFIDELDALGKTRGSGQIGGHDEREQTLNALLVEMDGFGSNSGVIVMAATNRPETLDPALLRPGRFDRHVLVDRPDVSGREEILEVHLVNIKVADDVKVKEVAAITSGFVGADLANVVNEAALLAARKGKKAVTRTDFLEAVERASIGLEKKSRIIHDEEKIRLAYHEAGHALVAFSLPNTDPVHKVSIIPRGLSALGYMQQRPDRDRYMMTRGQLESGIQVALAGTLAEELIFDEVATGASNDLERATEIARSMVMDYGMSRLGRVNYRENNRNPFLATGAEGGRMATHSEQTAREIDQEVKRLLDESLDRARSILENRRAALVAISEELMIQEVIDAEELKRIVEENSPSPMIVPGTDSENKRTAKTGEAKTDTATGS is encoded by the coding sequence ATGGACGATTCTCCCAACCAATCCAAAGGTTCCTCCGATAAGAAGCCAAATCCACAGTCAGGCAATCTGGTCTGGTATGTCCTGGGACTAATGGCTTTGTTGCTGCTCCTGGGTACATTGTGGGGCGGGCAAAATCGACTCACCATCAAATGGAGTGATCTCGAACGGCTTATCGTCAAAAGCGACGAACCTCAGGAAAACTGGATCAATGTTGAAGACACCACGACAACTCCTCCCCGCACGCTCAAACTCTACGGCCTATCCGACATAAAAATCGGCAACACCGAAGTGACCGGCAACGTGATGGCGGAGGTACTCACTGGAGGACCACCCGCCGACAAATCTGATTCGGCCGATGATGAATTAGCTGCCAAAGGGCCCAAGTCCTACGCATTTAGGACCAACCGACTGCCCAATGAGCAAATGCTGCTCACACTGCTACACGATCATGGCCTCGAGCACACGATGGCCGAATCGCCAAGCCCATTCCTCAGCTACCTGCCGATGCTCACCTTCACGGGTCTCTTGATTCTGTTGATGGTCGTCATGATGCGACGCATGGGAGGGGCAGGTTCGCCGATGGCTTTCGGACGGAGTCGAGCCAAGCTCTATGTGCAGGAAGATATCGAAGTCACGTTCGACGATGTGGCCGGAGTCGATGAAGCCGTCGACGAGCTGCGCGAAGTGGTCGATTTTCTCAAGAATCCGGAACGTTATCAACAACTTGGCGGTCGCATTCCTAAAGGTGTGTTGCTCGTAGGCCCACCAGGTACTGGCAAGACGTTGCTGGCCAAAGCGGTAGCCGGCGAAGCGGGCGTATCGTTCTTCAGTCTAAGCGGTAGCGACTTTGTGGAAATGTTCGTCGGCGTAGGAGCAGCCCGAGTTAGGGACATGTTCAGCCAAGCTGAACAACGTGCTCCGTGTATCATCTTCATCGACGAACTCGATGCCCTCGGCAAGACTCGTGGCAGTGGACAAATTGGTGGCCATGACGAACGCGAGCAAACCCTCAATGCACTGCTGGTAGAAATGGACGGCTTCGGCTCGAACAGCGGCGTCATTGTGATGGCCGCTACCAATCGCCCTGAAACATTAGACCCCGCACTTTTGCGACCCGGTCGATTTGATCGACATGTGTTGGTTGATCGTCCCGATGTCTCAGGTAGGGAAGAAATTCTTGAAGTCCACTTGGTGAACATCAAAGTTGCCGATGATGTGAAAGTCAAAGAGGTCGCTGCGATCACGAGCGGCTTTGTCGGTGCCGATCTAGCAAACGTTGTCAATGAAGCGGCCCTCTTGGCTGCCCGCAAAGGAAAGAAAGCCGTCACTCGCACCGATTTCCTCGAAGCCGTCGAACGTGCCAGTATTGGCTTGGAGAAGAAAAGCCGCATCATCCATGATGAAGAAAAGATTCGTCTGGCTTACCATGAGGCCGGACATGCGTTGGTGGCCTTTTCACTGCCGAATACGGACCCCGTGCATAAAGTCTCGATCATCCCACGTGGCCTGAGTGCGCTCGGTTATATGCAGCAACGCCCCGATCGCGACCGCTACATGATGACTCGTGGGCAACTCGAAAGCGGCATCCAGGTGGCACTCGCCGGCACGTTGGCCGAGGAATTGATTTTCGACGAGGTCGCCACCGGTGCGAGCAACGATCTGGAGCGCGCCACCGAAATCGCGCGCAGCATGGTCATGGACTACGGCATGAGCCGACTAGGTCGAGTAAACTATCGCGAAAACAATCGCAACCCGTTCCTCGCCACCGGCGCCGAGGGAGGCCGCATGGCAACCCACAGCGAACAAACAGCGCGCGAGATTGACCAAGAAGTCAAACGTCTCCTCGACGAATCGCTAGATCGAGCCCGAAGTATCCTGGAGAATCGTCGCGCGGCACTGGTCGCCATCAGTGAAGAATTGATGATTCAGGAAGTTATCGACGCGGAAGAACTCAAACGCATCGTCGAAGAAAACTCACCAAGCCCCATGATCGTCCCGGGTACCGATTCCGAGAATAAGCGCACGGCTAAAACAGGGGAGGCCAAAACCGATACCGCCACCGGTTCCTAA